One region of Salvia miltiorrhiza cultivar Shanhuang (shh) chromosome 3, IMPLAD_Smil_shh, whole genome shotgun sequence genomic DNA includes:
- the LOC131018891 gene encoding uncharacterized protein LOC131018891, with protein sequence MEDAPRRRGRGRGRGRGRGRGRGFIPEEPIQQVAPNRTAEEKFRKEKPPTFDGLGDPTDAEKWVRAIERIFNYIRCDDEDKVTCATYQLVDEADFWWESVRRTMTEEQWENFTWEDFKTELYEKYIPGCYRQKKQNEFWNLKQRAGTVTEYDRAFNQLSRYAPTLVDTDEKRAEKFRNGLRHEISISLASQGGLTYAQTLSRALTIESLLPKEKGKAPGQSGFVPPQDGALFDTGASHSFISHAACKRLELTPQLAETTLEVSTPSGGRLAAKDIISNLELNIGAETFKADLYVITMIEFDIILGMDWLTQVGATILCSERKISFQSAGKEKASFHGIRMGGRVPVISAMKATKIMRTGECQAFLVSLTGEHEVKKTIEEVPVVREFKDVFPEELPGMPPNRQLEFTIDLEPGAAPVSKAPYRMAPPELQELKVQLQELLDLDY encoded by the exons ATGGAAGACGCACCAAGAAgacgcggtaggggacgaggacgtggtcgtggtcgaggacgcggcaggggattcatccctgaagagccaatccaacaagtagcaccaaatcgtactgctgaagagaagtttcgcaaggaaaaacctccaacATTTGACGGGCTGGGCGATCCAACAGACGCCGAAAAGTGGGTTAGGGCCATAGAGCGTATCTTTAACTACATCCGTTGCGATGACGAAGACAAAGTAACTTGTGCAACCTACCAACTGGTGGacgaagccgacttctggtgggaatcggtgaggcgcacaatgactgaggaacagtgggaaaatttcacttgggaagatttCAAGACTGAATTATATGAGAAATACATACCGGgatgctatagacagaagaagCAGAATGAGTTCTGGAATCTGAAGCAGAGGGCTGGGACAGTTACTGAGTACGATAGAGccttcaatcagctatcaagatatgctccgacgctggtggacactgatgagaagcgTGCAGAAAAATTCAGGAATGGACTGCGCCACGAGATATCAATCTCCCTAGCAAGCCAGGGAGGTCTCACCTACGCACAAACTTTGAGCAGGGCTCTTACCATTGAGTCATTACTACCAAAGGAAAAAGGGAAAGCTCCGGGACAGTCTGGATttgtaccacctcaagatggtg ctttgtttgatacGGGAGCGTCCCACTCTTTCATTTCACATGCTGCTTGTAAGAGATTAGAATTGACTCCACAATTGGCTGAGACAACTTTAGAAGTTAGCACCCCTAGTGGTGGAAGATTGGCTGctaaggacattatctcgaacTTAGAGCTGAACATAGGTGCTGAAACATTTAAGGCAGATTTGTATGTCATCACTATGATAGAGTTTGACATAATCCTAGGGATGGACTGGCTTACTCAAGTCGGTGCCACGATACTGTGTAGCGAGAGAAAGATCTCTTTCCAATCCGCTGGAAAGGAGAAGgcaagttttcatggcataagaatgggaggaagagtaccagtgatttcGGCGATGAAGGCCACAAAGATAATGAGAACGGGAGAATGTCAGGCTTTTCTGGTCAGTTTGACAGGAGAACATGAAGTAAAGAAAACGATCGAAGAAGTTCCAGTGGTGCGAGAATTcaaagatgtttttcccgaagaaTTGCCCGGTATGCCACCGAACAGACAACTAGAATTCACGATTGATCTAGAACCCGGGGCAGCACCAGTgtcaaaggcaccatacaggATGGCTCCGCCGgagttacaagaattgaaagtgcaactacaagaactgttGGATCTAG